TCATGTAGATAATTTTTAACGGGAGAGGTGCTTTATTAGACAGGACGCATATGATAGTAGGATAACTATTCTGTTTTTTTGCCTTTTCCTGAATAGCAATATCTATAGATGTAAGCGTTTTCGTTAATTAGGAAGGAGTAATGCTTCATGTGGGTTAAATGGGTAAGTATACACCAGTCGTATGGGTTACCGAGAGCAGCTGAGGATTATCGGCAGAGATTAAAACTGGCTCATATCCGAAGTAGAATTACGTCCAAAAAGAGCGGAGCCACCTTCATTTATAATCTTCAGGTTCCTATTGGAGAAAAAGACAGAGCATTGCAGGTGCTTCATACTATGAAAAAAGAGATGCAATTATAATACCCAATATTCCCCTTGCTACTGATGCATGTAACACGGAAATGCTAGTAGTAAGAGGAGGGATAGCATGACTACTCAGGTGCTGGAAAGACCATCCACTGCAAAGCAGGTCTTTGGAAATCAGACAGGGGGGAATGGCACAACAGGCCCAACTCGATACTTTGAGCCTGATTTGGTTTATTTTGAACCAGATGCGCTTTCCTTTCCACTTGGGAAACAATTGTATGAGAAATACCAGAAATCCGATATTCCTATTAAAATGACCACAAGCCACAATCAGGTGCGTGGAATTCCGGGGGATACGGAACTGCAACAATACCGCAATGCCAAACGTACTTTGGTGGTTGGCGTCAAAAAAACGCTTAAATTCGAACAGTCAAAGCCGTCTGCTGAATATGCGCTTCCTCTGGCGACGGGGTGTGCTGCACACTGTCATTATTGCTACCTAAATACAAATGTAGGTACAAAGCCATATGTTCGTGTCTATGTTAATACAGACGAAATTTTAGCAAAGGCCGAAGCATATATTCAGGAGCGAGTACCAGAGATAACTCGATTTGAAGCGGCTTGTACATCAGATCCGATCAATATTGAGCATCTAACAGGAAATCTAAAAAAAGCGATTGAATTTATGGGAAAGCAGCCATTAGGGCGCTTGCGATTCGTGACTAAGTTCCATCAGGTTGACTCCTTACTGGATGCAAAGCATAACAAGCATACTCGTTTTCGGTTTAGCATGAATGCAGATTATGTCATACGAAATTTTGAACCGGGAACCTCTTCCTTTGAACAGCGAATTGAGGCAGCGGGAAAGGTCTCGATGGCTGGTTATCCGCTCGGTTTTATTATTGCACCACTGTACTGGTTTGCTGGTTGGGAAGCAGGATATACAGATTTATTGGAACGTCTCAGCTCACGACTAGATGATGAAGCAAAAAAGGATATCACTTTTGAATTGATACAGCACCGATTTACGAAAATAGCTAAAGGCCTCATTCTAAAGAGATACCCAAAAACAAAATTAATCATGAATGAGGAAGAACGAAAATACAAATGGGGAAAGTATGGGAAAGGTAAGTATGTCTATCCTGATATTCAAGCCAATGCATTAAAGACACATATGCAAAAAGAGATTGCAAGGCTCTTTCCGGATGCTAAGATTGAATATTTTACCTGACCTTTTAGTAACAAAAAAGATCGTGCGGATATCGTCTCGCATGATCTTTTTGTATGTACAGTGACATGTTTATATAACCTAAATTTATGGTAGGAATGAAAATAAATTACTAGACAGATAGCGTTCTCCACTGTCTGCACAAATAGCAAGTACTTTTTTTTCGGGGCCTAATTGTTTGGCTACCTGCAAGGCTGCATAAACTGCTGCACCGGAAGAGGGTCCGACTAGGATTGCCTCTTGTGAAGCAAGCTTGCGTGTCGTTTCAATAGCTTGCTCATCGATTATATGAATGATTTCATCGTATACTTGCTGATTCAGAATGGGAGGAATAAAGCCGGGACTTGTGCCTACAATTTGATGGGGACCTGGCTTTCCACCTGCTAATACTGGTGATCCAGATGGTTCTACTACAGCTATGTGCAGATCTTTGTAATGCTGACGTAATACCTCACCGCATCCAGTAATGGTTCCGCCTGTACCTGCCGTTGCCACAAATCCATCAAGTGAGCTTCCCATCTGTTCGATTATTTCTAAAGCAGTGGTATGCCGATGAATATCTGGATTTGAGGCATTCTCGAACTGCATAGGCATAAAGCTGTTTGAAATACTAGCGGCTAATTCCGTAGCTTTGCGAATGGCACCCGGCATTTTTTCGTCGCCAGGGGTGAGAATGACCTCAGCTCCATAAGCACGTAACAGTTGAATGCGTTCACGGGTCATTGTATCTGGCATAACAATTATGCAACGGTATCCTTTAGCGGCACATGCCATTGCTAAACCGATGCCTGTATTGCCGCTGGTTGGTTCAATGATGGTAGAACCGACTAAAAGCTTGCCTGCCTTTTCTGCTTGTACAAGCATATGGTAGGCCGCTCGGTCTTTAACACTGCCGCTCGGGTTGTATTTTTCTAATTTTACAAAGACCTGTGCCATGTCTTGACTTATCAATCGTTGCAGCTGGACAATCGGAGTGTGACCGATTAAATCAGCCATGGTTTGAGCAACACGCATGTACGATTCCTCCCTGTGGCTTTATTTTCATTGTTTCTTGTTAATTACATCATAACATATCGGAATTGTGTGTATAATAATTGGCTGCCTACTTCAGTATGTTTTTCCTTTCGACAAATGATCGTTTCACATGGTAAAATGATATTCGTTTTGGTCTTACTGGGAGGGGTACAGATACGCATGAAATCCATTTTTATTACAGTGGAAGGCCCGATTGGGGTAGGGAAAACCTCTTTGTCAAAGGCGATTAGCAAGCAGTGGGGCTTGGAGCTTTTGGAAGAGATTGTGTACGAGAATCCATTTTTGGACAAGTTCTACGAGAATATTTCGGAATGGAGCTTCCAGACTGAGATGTTCTTTCTTTGCAATCGCTATAAACAATTACAAGATATAGCAAAACGGCTACATAATGGGTACTCTGTTGTGGCTGATTATAATATTTTTAAGAATACAATATTTGCTAAACGGACATTGAGTGAAGATAATTTGCCAAAGTACCAGCAAATTTATGGCATCCTGACTAGTGATATTCCTCAAGCTAATTTAGTTATTTATTTAAAAGCTTCTGTCGAAACGGCGATGCAACGGATTGCACTACGTGGTCGAGGGATGGAACAAATGATTGAACGGTCTTATATGGAGAATTTAATCTCGGATTATGAGGAATTTATGCACCAATTTCAATTGATGCATCCAACAATCCCTGTATTGACTATCGAATGTGATCAATTAGATTATGTACACCAACCAGAAGATTTGGACTATGTTATAAAGCGTGTCGCACAATTTTTACCTAACAATCTAACTAAACAGCGATAAGGAGTATATCATGTCGGTTTTTCAAACAAATGAATTGCGTGAAAAGTATCAAATTCCAAGTGATGCGGTTATTACCATTGCTGGAATGGTGGGTGTAGGCAAATCAACGTTTACGAAAGCGCTAGCTGGTTTGCTTGGATTCCGTGTTTCTTATGAAAAAGTAGACAATAATCCTTATTTGGATCGATTTTATGATGATTTATCGCGGTGGGGCTTTCATTTACAAATCTTTTTCCTTGCAGAACGCTTTAAGGAACAAAAACGTATCTTTGACTACGGTGGTGGATTTGTGCAGGACCGTTCTATTTATGAAGATACAGGCATCTTTGCTAAGATGCTGCATGATCAGGGAAATATGACAGATGAGGATTATCAGACGTATACTCAATTATTTGAAGCAATGGTGATGACACCTTATTTTCCGCATCCAGATGTGCTGATTTCTTTAGAGGGTAGCTTTGAGGATATCATTGATCGCATTCAGGAACGCGGTCGACCAATGGAACAACAAACTCCGCTTAGTTACTGGAAGGATCTGTATGCTAGGTATGACGAGTGGATTACTAATTTTACATCTTGTCCGGTATTGCGTGTTAATATCAATGAATACGACGTGATGGATGATATCAACTCTGTAGAGGTTGTATTAGCACGTTTGTCTGATAAAATTAATACAGCTCGTCATTACCGACGCTAGTTGTTCCGACGGCTTTGCTGAACAGAATAAGCAAAGCCGTCGTTTTGCTACATTGATTTAATTGACCCTGCTTTAGGCTTCGATCATCTAGGAGTAAGAGGTTACTTGCAATGGAAGAACGTAAACCTAAAGTTTTCTGTAAACCGGTAAATGTAAAATCTACGAACCGGGGTATGATATAATAACCGAAGTAGTTACAAATGTAACAGACGAAATGAGAATCAAAGGGGTAGAGAGCATGGGAGACGCTTGGTTTGAAAAAAGCTTCCGAGAAGACTATCTGCTGGTATATCAGCATCGAGACGAGGCTTCTGCGGATCAAGAAATACATAATCTATTGGAACGTTTACCTATTAAGAGTGAGGGAAGAGTTCTAGACTTATGCTGTGGAAGCGGTCGACACTCGCGAGCTATTGCCAAACGTGGTTATGAGGTAGTGGGAGTTGATTTATCTTCTGTGCTGTTAGAGCAGGCAGAGCTACTTAATGACCAAAAGCAGGTTACGTATTATCAATATGATATGAGAGATATTCCGTTTGAGTCGGAATTTGATATTGTTGTTAATTTGTTTACAAGCTTTGGATATTTCTCTGATGATCAAGAGAGTGCTAAGGTTATTAAAAATATGGCGAAAGCTTTACGCTCGGGTGGAGAAGTTGTGATTGATTACCTTAACCCAAGCTATGTAAAAGCACATCTGGTTCCAGAATCTGAACGAGAAGCAAATGGCTTATTGATTACAGAACGTCGTCGTCTTGAAGATGGTTTTGTAAAAAAAGAGATTACAATCCAAGACGTTGAAGCGAGAGAGCCGCGTATCTATCAGGAACAGGTAAGATTATTTGAATTAGAACAGATGATGGGAATGCTAGAGGACGCTGGATTTATCCAGATTCAGGTCTTTGGTGACTATGCCTTTAAACCTTACGACAAGGCAAGCTCTCCGCGTATGATTTTTCATGCGGTAAAAAAGTAAAGTCGAAAAAAGGAAACGGTTACAAATAAAAAAGGCTTTTCAAAAGAGTGCTATAGCGGGTAAGCTAACAGATAAAGTGCTACTCTCTCAGATTAATAAGGAGGTAACTATGGATATTCATAACCATGCTGCCCTAATGGAAATACTAGAAAAAGCATATGTAAATCAACAAGTGCAGATAACATATACAGACTGGGAAGGCGACGAGCAAGAAGACGAGGTAGTAACTACCTTTCGTGGGACTTTGCTAGGGGTGAGTTTGGTCGATAATGAGTTCGAGCAAAAAGATTTAGCCCTTCGCTTCTTAGAAGATGACAATGAGGTAGAGCTTTTGATGGAAATCCCAGCGGACGAACAAGATCTTGGTGTGAGTGAAGAACAACTAGTACGTATTTTCGGTACAGAGGCGGAGCTTGTTCTAGCAAAATGAGAAATGTTGAAACCTACGGATATTACGGTACGACTGAGCGGATGTCTCAGAAAGAATCGTACCATTTGCATAAATATGTAAAGAGGAAGAAAAACCGCCTTGTGCAAAAAGGGCATTTCTACATTGATGTAGATGCCCTGCAAAGGCCGTGTCACCTAGATTGCTTCAATTGTCATATTGTTCATCGCGAAACGTGTTGTGAGAATGGACAACCGTATGCTGTACAGGACTGGCAGCTTTCCATTATTGAAGCAGAAAGTCGCTCTGTTGCTGTCGCCTATCTGAACGGTCGATCACAACAAAGGGTTATGGAGCATGGTTGCTTTGAATCGGCTGAACCAGGAGTTGTACGTATGGAAAAAGGCTCCTGTCTATTCTACGGACAAGTAGATGGACAGCGCTGCTGTTTGCTGCATGCTCATGGGCTGCGCGAGCAAAAGGATGTGCATTCCATCAAACCGTTTAGCTGTCAGCTATACCCGATTGATTTAGTGATGATGGACAATGAACACATCCTAATAACTGCTTTAACGGAAGAGACAGCAGCCTTTTCACGCTGGGGACATGAATATTTGGACATATTCTACTGTGCTAACAAGGAAAAACGTAAACAAGCAACGCACATTGAAGAACACCTTTTTTCATTAGATGGATACCAGCCTGCTTATATCTGGGGCCGAGAGCTTATCGAACGCTCTTTTGGTGAGGAAGCTTATCAGGCGGTTATCGAAGCCATATATCAGTACAGCTAGAGAGGGAGAAACTGCTATGGACATGGAGTTAAAAGGAAAGACGGTCAAAGAATCACGTACGGTGAAAGCATCGCTTATCTTACCTTCAGATACCAATCATCATGGTACCATTTTTGGCGGGACAATTATGTCTTATGTTGATGAAGTGAGCGCTATTGCGGCGATGCGCCATTCTCGCAAGCCAGTTGTAACAGCTTCGATTGATTCGGTTGACTTTATCGTACCCGCAAAGCTGGGCTTCTCAGTATGTGTGGACGCGTTCGTTACTTCGACGGGGCGTACGTCCATTGAAGTCTTTGTTAAAATCATCAGCGAGAATTTGCAAACTGGGGAACGTCAATTAACCGCTACTTCGTTTGTCACTTTTGTCGCTTTAGATGAAGATGGAAAACCAACTCCTGTACCACCAATCATTCCAGAGACGGAAGAAGAAATTTATCTCTACCAGACGGCACCACAGCGAATAAAAATGCGTAGGGAACGTCGAAATGCAACTCAACAGTTTTACGATTCATTAGATATTACGAAGGATATCTAGCAACAAAGAGAAGCCTAATCCCTGAAGCGAACACTGCTAGGGATTGGGCTTTTTTTTGTATGAGACTTAAAAAATAAAATAAATACCAAAAAATACTAGGGAAAAGGGAAAAGAAGCAGAATAAGTAAAATAGCTAACGTGAAGAAATAGCACCTATGGGATGTACGCAACAAATATTCCACCCATAGGAGGTGAGTCAGCCATTGTAGGCTGAGAAAAATGGGTATCAAACAAACAATAGGTACCAATTATCATAATTCACTCATCAGACTATCTGAAAATTTCGATCCCGTTATGCATAGGTTCCGTAAAAGCTATGAGGATACTCAGAACCAAGGCTGGATGATACCACTGGTATTAAAGCTTGTCCCAGATGTTAGAAGAATGATGGAAGCCGTGAAGAATTTGGACTCGGAAGGAATTGTTAAATCGCTAAGCTCAGTAATACCGAGTGTTGGTATTATTGGAATCCC
The nucleotide sequence above comes from Brevibacillus laterosporus LMG 15441. Encoded proteins:
- a CDS encoding acyl-CoA thioesterase, which encodes MDMELKGKTVKESRTVKASLILPSDTNHHGTIFGGTIMSYVDEVSAIAAMRHSRKPVVTASIDSVDFIVPAKLGFSVCVDAFVTSTGRTSIEVFVKIISENLQTGERQLTATSFVTFVALDEDGKPTPVPPIIPETEEEIYLYQTAPQRIKMRRERRNATQQFYDSLDITKDI
- a CDS encoding deoxynucleoside kinase, with amino-acid sequence MSVFQTNELREKYQIPSDAVITIAGMVGVGKSTFTKALAGLLGFRVSYEKVDNNPYLDRFYDDLSRWGFHLQIFFLAERFKEQKRIFDYGGGFVQDRSIYEDTGIFAKMLHDQGNMTDEDYQTYTQLFEAMVMTPYFPHPDVLISLEGSFEDIIDRIQERGRPMEQQTPLSYWKDLYARYDEWITNFTSCPVLRVNINEYDVMDDINSVEVVLARLSDKINTARHYRR
- a CDS encoding DUF3109 family protein produces the protein MRNVETYGYYGTTERMSQKESYHLHKYVKRKKNRLVQKGHFYIDVDALQRPCHLDCFNCHIVHRETCCENGQPYAVQDWQLSIIEAESRSVAVAYLNGRSQQRVMEHGCFESAEPGVVRMEKGSCLFYGQVDGQRCCLLHAHGLREQKDVHSIKPFSCQLYPIDLVMMDNEHILITALTEETAAFSRWGHEYLDIFYCANKEKRKQATHIEEHLFSLDGYQPAYIWGRELIERSFGEEAYQAVIEAIYQYS
- the splB gene encoding spore photoproduct lyase, with the protein product MTTQVLERPSTAKQVFGNQTGGNGTTGPTRYFEPDLVYFEPDALSFPLGKQLYEKYQKSDIPIKMTTSHNQVRGIPGDTELQQYRNAKRTLVVGVKKTLKFEQSKPSAEYALPLATGCAAHCHYCYLNTNVGTKPYVRVYVNTDEILAKAEAYIQERVPEITRFEAACTSDPINIEHLTGNLKKAIEFMGKQPLGRLRFVTKFHQVDSLLDAKHNKHTRFRFSMNADYVIRNFEPGTSSFEQRIEAAGKVSMAGYPLGFIIAPLYWFAGWEAGYTDLLERLSSRLDDEAKKDITFELIQHRFTKIAKGLILKRYPKTKLIMNEEERKYKWGKYGKGKYVYPDIQANALKTHMQKEIARLFPDAKIEYFT
- a CDS encoding deoxynucleoside kinase produces the protein MKSIFITVEGPIGVGKTSLSKAISKQWGLELLEEIVYENPFLDKFYENISEWSFQTEMFFLCNRYKQLQDIAKRLHNGYSVVADYNIFKNTIFAKRTLSEDNLPKYQQIYGILTSDIPQANLVIYLKASVETAMQRIALRGRGMEQMIERSYMENLISDYEEFMHQFQLMHPTIPVLTIECDQLDYVHQPEDLDYVIKRVAQFLPNNLTKQR
- a CDS encoding SPOR domain-containing protein; this encodes MWVKWVSIHQSYGLPRAAEDYRQRLKLAHIRSRITSKKSGATFIYNLQVPIGEKDRALQVLHTMKKEMQL
- the cysK gene encoding cysteine synthase A; the protein is MRVAQTMADLIGHTPIVQLQRLISQDMAQVFVKLEKYNPSGSVKDRAAYHMLVQAEKAGKLLVGSTIIEPTSGNTGIGLAMACAAKGYRCIIVMPDTMTRERIQLLRAYGAEVILTPGDEKMPGAIRKATELAASISNSFMPMQFENASNPDIHRHTTALEIIEQMGSSLDGFVATAGTGGTITGCGEVLRQHYKDLHIAVVEPSGSPVLAGGKPGPHQIVGTSPGFIPPILNQQVYDEIIHIIDEQAIETTRKLASQEAILVGPSSGAAVYAALQVAKQLGPEKKVLAICADSGERYLSSNLFSFLP
- a CDS encoding class I SAM-dependent methyltransferase — encoded protein: MGDAWFEKSFREDYLLVYQHRDEASADQEIHNLLERLPIKSEGRVLDLCCGSGRHSRAIAKRGYEVVGVDLSSVLLEQAELLNDQKQVTYYQYDMRDIPFESEFDIVVNLFTSFGYFSDDQESAKVIKNMAKALRSGGEVVIDYLNPSYVKAHLVPESEREANGLLITERRRLEDGFVKKEITIQDVEAREPRIYQEQVRLFELEQMMGMLEDAGFIQIQVFGDYAFKPYDKASSPRMIFHAVKK